One window of Pirellulales bacterium genomic DNA carries:
- a CDS encoding HAD hydrolase-like protein, translating into MFDLTPKHKYLVGIDSDGCAFDTMELKHKECFIPNIINSYELQGVSKYAREAAEFVNLYSKSRGINRFPALIETLEWLQKRPEVTARGIKIRVPDGLVAWLKVETKQANPALSAAVEKSGDADLRQALAWSKAVNETIANVVRGVPPFPFVRECLEKLQGKADVLVVSATPNEALVREWEEHGLDKYVAAICGQEIGTKKETLANAAKYAANHTLMIGDAPGDHKAAIANHALFFPINPGAEEASWRRLYEEGIDRFFAGTFAGDYQQKLLDEFDKCLPEHPPWQKR; encoded by the coding sequence ATGTTTGACCTCACGCCCAAGCATAAGTATCTGGTTGGCATCGACTCGGACGGCTGTGCCTTCGACACGATGGAGCTGAAGCATAAAGAATGCTTCATCCCGAACATCATCAACAGCTACGAGCTGCAGGGCGTGAGCAAGTACGCCCGCGAGGCAGCCGAGTTCGTCAACCTGTATTCGAAGAGCCGGGGGATCAATCGCTTTCCGGCGCTCATTGAAACGCTCGAATGGCTGCAAAAGCGGCCCGAGGTGACGGCGCGCGGCATCAAGATTCGTGTGCCCGACGGACTGGTCGCGTGGTTGAAAGTGGAAACGAAGCAGGCGAACCCAGCGTTATCCGCGGCGGTGGAAAAAAGCGGCGACGCGGACCTGCGGCAGGCCCTTGCCTGGTCGAAAGCCGTGAACGAGACGATCGCCAACGTGGTCCGCGGCGTCCCCCCCTTCCCTTTCGTGCGCGAATGCCTGGAAAAGCTGCAGGGCAAGGCGGACGTGCTCGTCGTGTCGGCCACGCCGAACGAGGCGCTTGTGCGTGAATGGGAGGAGCACGGCCTCGATAAGTACGTGGCGGCAATTTGCGGCCAGGAAATCGGCACCAAGAAAGAAACGCTAGCCAACGCCGCCAAGTATGCGGCGAACCATACGCTGATGATCGGCGACGCGCCGGGCGACCATAAGGCGGCCATCGCGAACCATGCGCTGTTCTTCCCGATCAACCCGGGCGCCGAGGAAGCAAGCTGGCGACGCCTGTACGAAGAAGGCATCGATCGCTTCTTCGCCGGCACCTTCGCCGGCGACTATCAGCAAAAGCTGCTCGACGAGTTCGACAAATGCCTGCCGGAACACCCGCCCTGGCAAAAGCGCTAG
- a CDS encoding HU family DNA-binding protein, whose amino-acid sequence MAKAATAAKKAPSKSEILNNISSATDVSRKDVSAVLEALAGEVRKALSNRGPGVFGIPGLVKITKKKVPARPAKKGVPNPFKPGELMDVKARPAYNKVAIRALKNLKDMV is encoded by the coding sequence ATGGCGAAAGCCGCAACCGCTGCCAAGAAAGCACCGAGCAAGAGCGAGATCCTGAACAACATTTCGTCCGCGACCGACGTGAGCCGCAAGGACGTCTCGGCTGTTCTGGAAGCCCTCGCCGGCGAAGTGCGCAAGGCGCTCAGCAATCGTGGTCCGGGTGTCTTCGGCATTCCTGGCCTGGTCAAGATCACGAAGAAGAAGGTTCCCGCTCGTCCTGCGAAGAAGGGTGTGCCCAACCCCTTCAAGCCGGGAGAGTTGATGGACGTCAAGGCGCGTCCGGCCTACAACAAGGTCGCCATCCGCGCTCTGAAGAACCTGAAGGACATGGTCTAA
- a CDS encoding SDR family oxidoreductase: MANEYLDQLFGLAGQVAVVTGGTGVLGGALAEGLARAGAAVVVAGRNAERGQERVRSIQAAGGTASFVPVEVSERLSVESLLAAVLARHGRVDMLINGAGVNAASAYLDVADEDWNRVLASNLTAVHRGCQIFGRQMIESGTGGAILNIASVTADKPLSRVFAYSATKAAVVNLTRNVAREFAPHNVRVNALCPGFFPAEQNRKILDAERTANIMQQTPMARFGKPEELVGATLLLLSRQAGSFITGATYYVDGGFTGMRL, translated from the coding sequence ATGGCCAACGAATATCTCGACCAGTTGTTTGGACTTGCCGGGCAGGTGGCCGTCGTCACCGGCGGGACCGGCGTCCTGGGGGGCGCGCTCGCCGAAGGGCTGGCCCGGGCGGGCGCCGCGGTCGTCGTCGCCGGGCGAAATGCCGAGCGCGGGCAAGAGCGCGTGCGGTCCATCCAGGCCGCCGGCGGCACGGCGTCGTTCGTGCCGGTCGAAGTCAGTGAGCGGCTATCGGTCGAGTCACTGCTGGCCGCCGTGCTCGCACGGCATGGACGCGTCGACATGCTGATCAACGGCGCCGGAGTCAACGCGGCGAGTGCGTACCTTGACGTCGCAGACGAGGATTGGAACCGCGTCTTGGCGAGCAACCTCACGGCCGTACACCGGGGGTGCCAAATCTTTGGCCGACAGATGATCGAGTCAGGCACAGGGGGCGCGATCCTCAACATTGCCAGTGTGACGGCCGACAAGCCGCTGTCGCGCGTTTTCGCGTACTCGGCCACGAAGGCGGCCGTCGTCAACCTGACACGCAATGTGGCGCGCGAATTCGCACCGCACAACGTGCGAGTGAACGCCTTGTGCCCTGGCTTCTTCCCCGCCGAGCAGAATCGCAAGATCCTCGATGCCGAACGAACGGCAAACATCATGCAGCAGACGCCGATGGCCCGTTTTGGTAAGCCGGAAGAGTTAGTCGGCGCGACTCTGCTCTTACTGTCGCGCCAAGCCGGCAGCTTCATCACCGGCGCGACGTACTACGTCGACGGCGGCTTCACGGGGATGCGGCTGTAG
- the gnd gene encoding decarboxylating NADP(+)-dependent phosphogluconate dehydrogenase, with protein sequence MKETCDIGLMGLAVMGENLALNIESRGFKIAVFNRTTKVVDEFVAGRGAGKQVVGVHTIEDLVASLKRPRKVMMMIKAGPALDEVIDHLIPLLAPGDVIIDGGNTHYADTERRTRYVESKGLLYIGTGVSGGEEGALKGPSMMPGGSQAAWPLVKPIFQAIAAKVGPKNDIPCCEWVGPRGAGHYVKMVHNGIEYGDMQLICEAYALLKNVLNLSNDELYDVFAEWNRGELDSYLIEITRDIFSVKDDQTGNSLVDMVLDTAGAKGTGKWMSQLALDLGVPSTLVTEAVYARSLSALKEQRVHASKVLPGPTAKYSGDRKKFVEQVRQALYAAKICSYAQGFVQMRAAAKEHDWPLDYGNIAMLWRGGCIIRARFLDRIKEAFDADKALENLLLAPYFTKVVSNSQEAWRHVAATAIELGVAVPALTTALTYYDGYRSERLPANLLQAQRDYFGAHTYNRTDRPGTFHSDWLGLRRQPQQ encoded by the coding sequence ATGAAAGAAACTTGCGACATCGGCCTGATGGGCCTGGCCGTGATGGGCGAGAACCTGGCCCTGAACATCGAAAGCCGGGGCTTCAAGATCGCCGTCTTCAACCGCACGACCAAGGTGGTCGACGAGTTCGTGGCCGGCCGCGGCGCCGGCAAGCAGGTCGTGGGCGTCCATACGATCGAGGACCTCGTCGCCAGCCTGAAGCGGCCACGCAAGGTCATGATGATGATCAAGGCTGGTCCGGCGCTGGACGAGGTGATCGACCACCTGATTCCGCTCCTGGCGCCCGGCGACGTGATCATCGACGGCGGCAACACGCACTATGCCGACACCGAGCGGCGCACGCGCTACGTCGAATCGAAAGGCTTGCTGTACATCGGCACGGGCGTCTCGGGAGGCGAAGAAGGCGCGCTCAAAGGACCGAGCATGATGCCCGGCGGCAGTCAGGCGGCCTGGCCGCTGGTGAAGCCGATCTTCCAGGCGATCGCCGCCAAGGTCGGCCCCAAGAACGATATTCCGTGCTGCGAATGGGTGGGCCCGCGCGGCGCCGGCCATTACGTAAAGATGGTGCACAACGGCATCGAGTACGGCGACATGCAGTTGATCTGCGAAGCGTACGCGCTCTTGAAGAACGTGCTCAATCTCTCGAACGACGAGTTGTACGACGTCTTCGCCGAATGGAATCGGGGCGAGTTGGACAGCTATCTGATCGAAATCACGCGCGACATCTTCAGCGTCAAAGACGATCAGACCGGCAACAGCCTGGTCGATATGGTCCTCGATACCGCGGGCGCCAAGGGGACCGGCAAGTGGATGAGCCAATTGGCGCTTGACCTGGGCGTGCCCAGTACACTGGTGACCGAGGCCGTGTACGCCCGCTCGCTGTCGGCCCTCAAAGAGCAGCGCGTGCATGCGAGCAAAGTGCTGCCCGGCCCGACGGCAAAGTACAGCGGCGACCGCAAGAAGTTCGTCGAGCAGGTGCGGCAAGCACTCTACGCGGCCAAGATTTGCAGCTACGCCCAGGGCTTCGTGCAAATGCGCGCGGCCGCCAAGGAGCACGACTGGCCACTCGATTACGGCAACATCGCGATGTTATGGCGCGGCGGGTGCATCATTCGGGCCCGCTTCTTGGACCGCATCAAGGAAGCCTTCGACGCCGACAAGGCGCTCGAGAATCTGCTGCTCGCTCCGTATTTCACCAAGGTCGTTTCGAACTCGCAGGAAGCGTGGCGCCACGTGGCAGCCACGGCGATCGAGTTGGGAGTGGCAGTGCCGGCCCTGACGACGGCGCTAACCTATTACGACGGCTACCGCAGCGAACGGCTGCCGGCCAACCTGTTGCAAGCGCAGCGCGACTACTTCGGCGCCCACACCTACAACCGAACCGATCGGCCTGGGACGTTCCACTCCGATTGGCTGGGCTTGCGCCGGCAGCCGCAGCAGTAG